Genomic segment of Mercurialis annua linkage group LG6, ddMerAnnu1.2, whole genome shotgun sequence:
CTTTTATATCATATAGTTTCAATTGCCTTTTACCATAAaagatttcaaataaaaatccaatttaaataAGACTATCATAGATAATGAAACTTGAAAAATGGAtcaactattttaaataaataaaaattgaaaacgtGAGATATTTTCTAACAATTATGCCAATATTGTAGGCTTTAAAGTATgcttagttttaaatttatcaaatcgAACTAAATCGAACTCTATCAGCAGCATTTTTGCAGATTAATAACTTAATCATAACAGAGGATAAGACTCACCTAATTCATTTCTTTTGTGCAgaaactttttctattttaatgaACAAAATATGACTGACATATCAGCAACAAGaagttaaaaaggaaaaattaaaacaaacaaacaaacatttaGAACCTATGCATAATGATGCATTATTTAAAGAAACTTATCATATCATTAATAATCATTGATAATCCAAGTTTAATATCCATAATAACATAAACAAATGCGTATCCATCACTTTCGTCCGAAGGACTACAAGAGTTAGATAGACCTGCTACCAAACAAAtgattttaactttatttgtttaatattcAATTATACATCCCTGTCTCTTAATTTTTTGTAtctttgtactttttttttttttttctcatccGGTTTTCAGGACTGCGTTTTGACTAATCTGGATCTGACCCGCGTCGCGTACCTGATGTTGGCTATAGGCCCTTATTTTTTATCCTTTGTTTTGATGATAATTAAAGTTCACTAATGTGTTAATTGAATTATTTCAAAGCCCAATTTTTAAAAGCATCTTAATCTCCTCAAGCAATAATGATGGAGGGTATTTTTGGAATCAGCTTGGAGAATACCAGCTCAGCAATATCAGATTGTCAGTGTACCTTGTACTGCAATCAGGCTGCCAGCACTACCAAACAAACCTGAACTCAACCTGATTGGCTAGATCAGCCTAGAATAGGCTTCTCCTCTTATCACCTTGTACACCTTGCATAGAGGATAAGAATTGAAGGAATATCCTGATGTGACTCAGCCGAACTCTCTAGAAGATTTTTGGAGTCTATAAAAGGCAATCTTCTCCATTTGCAAAGGTATGGAATATCAAGTGGAAAAGATCAAGTTTCCATAAATTCAAGAGCTTTCAATCTTCGGTGATTTATCTCAAGAAAACTAGGAATAGTTTGAGTGAGAGTTCATACCATCTTTCTGTAATCAACCTGTGAGGAATAGATTAGGTTCTGGGTAGAATCAGATTTATTCTCTTAAGGGTATTAGTTTGCTGAAGCTATCAAATCAGTTTGTAAGTTACAAACTAGTTTCTGGGTAGAACTAGGGTTGTATTCTTATTGGCTTTATCTCTAGTCCGTAATAGAGATCTAAGAGCGGAATACTTAAGGATGGGGATTCTTAAGTGGATGTAAGCAGGGTTGCCGAACCACTATAATTCAGTTTTATGCTTTAGTTTCTGCTTTATTAGCTTCGCccaaaactgtttttgaaagaAAGCCTTCCTTTAAAACCAAACGTAACTTTCAATTATCTTACTTTTTATAtactctgttaaaaaaaatttcataagtCTATATCACATTGCTCTCAAACTGatctatatttaattagtttgtgAAGACTTTATATTCATCAGGCCGAAGCTATTTCATTAAGCTTTACATATTTAAGTAAAAGTTTTTAAgtctcaattcaccccctccCCACCCTCTCCCTTTTGAGCTACTGCTGGACCCAACACCTGGCACGGTGGGCGAGTCTGCTATCGGAAATTTTCTACATTTAAAAGGCTCGAATCCGAAAGCTTACTTAAATGCTACCAAACCGCTTACCACTTATACCCAGTCAGTTGGTTCTCTGTCTTTTAATTAACACTAAATAATTGATAAGTATTTGAACCTCTAGTGAAGACAAGTATAAATGTAGCTGTGGTTAGAGCCtagatattttaattgttgGACTGGATTTAATGGGCTCTcggatttgtttgtttttcaaGTTTATACTTGTAAATACAATTGGGCTTTATTATATccttaaaaggaaaaattacaaaatgacCTAAaactgattaaaaaaattaaaatttatttttaaaaaattatatatatatgcttcatattttaattttatatctaaCGCCTTCATTTTATATGTTCCGTCTTAGACGTGTTCTTTGAGGTAACTGATATCTATATGTGAAGTATCTTTtattgaagaaaaaataaagatgtaaaaagtgacaaaaaaattaaataaagataataaaaCTGATACATTGTTGTCTAGCTGTCTTGTGCGATCTTTGAAGCTGTCCGATGTAACGTAAACAagattgaatttaaatttaaaaatgaaacaaatttcGATTTaagacataattataaaaatttaaaggtttgattataattgataaagatagtaaatatttgaattttaaaagttacttgaccaattttaaaaaaatagaatatgtcattgctcaatttttttcatttaagaggtaaaattttaaataatttttgtttggaagataataaatttttaaaatgcatttatttttaggcttaaatgcataaaaaatcacaaactttcgcgtgtttttggtatttaacacgaacttttaattttggcataaaaatgaacgaactatctgatttttgcaataataacacgaACATCATTTTGGgcataaaacgacaccgtttctcccctaaaacggcaccgtttttgccttaaaacgacatcgttttttgaaaaaaaattcaaagttggtcttatatgcaaaaatttgatagttcatgtttttttacgccaaaattaaaagttcgtgctaaataccaaaaacacgcgaaagtttgtgattttttgtgcatttaagccttatttttacaacattttatcatttaaatgattggttttatttaaatttaataataaaaaaagttgaatttaATTCTTCTAAAATCTCTTAATTTAAATGGTGCACTAATCAATTATTATCTTATATATTACTCCctccttttttatttaattgtccattcagtcaaaattgtacatattaaaGAAAGTGgattttttgtcttaaattataagggtaatactaatataatcctactatataataaatgcttgGTAAATTGAATTATAGAGTCAATTTATTAGGGagggataaatttaaaaaattatagttaatgttattttgaaatcttacgtaaacaattaattataaataaatttattgattaaatggacaataaaataaaagccAAGGGAGTATCTTCTTCTTTTATGATTATCTATTATCTTGAAGCATAATAATCTATTTGCCACTGTCATCAGTGCATGagcaattcttttttattcttctGCACTTAAAGTAACAAGTAAAATGACActttatttttctcaaattgCCACTTTTCTGATGTGTTAATGATTCACATAAGGATGTGGAAGTAAATTAATGTAGGCAAAATCCATGCGGAGGCCCCTCTACTTTACCGGTTTTGTTCGAGAGACCCCTACCTCAAAGTTTGTCACGTCTGAATCCTTATACTTGTCAATAATCCAATTTTAAGGCCCTTCTGTAAACGGAAAATGGAAAGTGTAACTCACTTGCGTTATGTGAGAGTGTTAAAACAAAAATCAttctaattttataacttttaatccctataaaaatatgtactatacatataaattaaagcACCTCTAGAGAACTTTCTCCCTTTCTTCTCCACATTTCTAATTCACAGAAACCACAATTTCATTTTCTTCaccccaccaccaccaccagcaCTATCACCACCCCAATAACACGATAAATTCCATTTAGCCAATGGTACAATGAAAATGACAATGACATTGCAACATAGAGCAAAGGATATTGTGTAATTACAGAATTCAATAACTTCTCAAAATTCAAGTAATATAAATCATCAACAAAGAAACTCATCATCCACTTCAGCTCACATGTCAACTATCACAGAAAAACAAATtgttattatattaattgtgatCCGAATGAGCATATCTCTGTTTTTTCTTCTCTGAATCCACAGTTCATCGACGACGACTAATTAAAGTCCACCGGCAAGAAGAATCCACTCTAAAAACACCACCACCGTCAGATTTTTTGGCTTCAATGGAGGTCTTGGTGGGTCCCACCTTCAGCATCGAAGTCTCATCTCCTTCTTAAgatctccaccaccaccaccacggTGATTCCGCTTCAGCTTCAGCTCACACTTGTATGTTCTTGAAGGAGGACGAGGAAGTTCTGGAAGTTCTAGGGTAGGACCACCACCTCATCTCGAGCCAGATCGGATCGGGTCTCGGTAGACCAAATCATGAGCTGGATGAGGACGAGGATGAGGATACCTGCACCGATAGCTCATCTTCCATCGGAGATCCTTACGACAGCGATGACGAAGACAACGGCGGTGGAGCGGACATCGGTGGTTATGTTTCCATAAAAGGAGGGCATAGTTCTTTAGATTCATGGCTTATCAAATCATTTCACCGGAAAATCAAAATCGGGAAATGGCTGGAGAAAGGTGGAGCGGTGGGTTTTTGAACGGATCTGGATTTGTTAGTAATGGAAGAAGATAtggaaaaataacaattttgtcattaaatttatttagttttacaCTTTTTTATTAAGTTGTAAGTTAGTGTGATATAAGGCCTAAAAATTAATGCCACGTGGACCTCAATACATGGGAAAGAATGCCACATCATCATTTTCTGTTAAATAACGGAGAGTGAGTTACACTTTCTATTTTCCGTCCACATAAGGGccttaaaattgaattattgaCAAGTACAGGGACCCGAACGTGACAAACTTTGGAGGAGGGACCTCTTGAACAAAACACGTAAAATAGAGGGGCCTCTCCATGGGTTTTGCCATTAATGTAATTAAGATGGCCTTTTAGTTGGACAACTTGAATAAAGGGAATCAGCAGCTCTTTTAAAGTTGATAGAGATTAGAGATTAAAGATTAGTGGTTACTTTATCATAACACAGGATAAGAATTAATCCCCACTTGTCTTTTAATGTATAAATTCAGAATATAAATGTCACACCTATATAATTGAAACATGCCTTAATTTGCATGATCACCCTCCATCTCCCTCCATTAATTTTTAACCTGAAATGCATCATATCACTAATCAATAATCAGttgttataattataaagattaacttaaaaaagaaattaattaattaattaacgaACCCATTGATTTCCTGCAAAATGAGAGAAGAACAATAAGAACAGCAAGACCTGCTACTCCACCAACAATAATGGCTACAGTTTTTCCCACTTGATCCTCGTGAGATGAATctatttacaaaatcaaaagtaATATTAGAATTAGGATTATGCATgataatgtttaatttttctaattgtataattaataatgaCCTAAtcattcattaaaaaataataatgaccTAATCACTTAAGTAAAAGTAAAGTGCTGAAGTGATGCTTTgctttataaaaattaaagaaacacTTGTTGACTTGACTCCAGTCACCAAAAAATTCTCTCTAGTGAAAGCGTTAAAGTGGTAAATTTGATGTTGCAATCTTACTTTATCTGATCTACATTTTCACATAAAGCTTTCAGTGTCATGAATTAATAGTTTAATACTATAGAATATATCATGGAAAAATAATTGTGTCGATTTGGTccaataattttatgttttatgttagttaaattcgaatttcaaaTTCAAGCTAATCCACCGTTATGATAGAAAATTCACAACTATTTTGATatactaataatatatataaaaaaattgataaaattattgaatggataatttcttaattttttatgatcTTAGTTCAAGTATAGATTAACTTTAAATAACAATAGGTTAAAGGATAACaataaattagatttttattaatttaattaatatgtggataaaaatccaaaaaaagaCGGATCAAATCAAACTCACATAATATTTAATTCAAGCTTTCACCGTAATTTTGTACatgttgtttttaataaattgctCTCTTTATTTGCTTTAAAATTACTTAcaataaaattgtaataaaaattCATTCCAGTCCTTCAATTCGGAATAATATATCTAGAGATTTGTAATCAATTTTGGATCATTTTATACTTTTAGCTGGTGAAGAATGATGTCAGATCATCGTCGGCTTTTGatgtaaaataatataaaattttcaagATGTGAATTTTGTTGTCCAATTTCACAAATTTCGACTATTTTGATCTTTCGTCTCAAATTAGAGGGGCGAAACGGAACTTCATTCAAAAGAAAAGCAAGAATAATGAAGTTAGAAAATTGATAACCTGAGACATCATAGTATCCTGAAGCCCAGTAACGAGCATAACACTGTCCCAAATAAAcatcagcagcagcagcagaacCGCACAAATTCTTCAACATCGCAACAACATTACCAATACAAGAAGAACAATCCTCCTTACTCAAATCCCCCAGACACTGATCATACCCTTCAACTAAACCCGAACTACTCACCTTAAAACCCGTACTCGTTTCCAAGTCACCAAGAACATCATCTCTCCGCCGAAAGAATTCAACGTCATTGCTCACACTACTTCTGCTACACTTCTTGTATTTCACACTCGTGTCGAGTTGCCCCAAGAAATTACTCCGTTCGTAGCGTAAATGGCAGCCTTCGAGTTGTAAAGCTGCCCCGTATGAGTTCGGACAAACGAGACCTATTTGATTCACTGTGCTTTGTATGCATACCTTGCAGTCGATGGTTTTTAAGTCTCCTCTGCACTGGTATAAGCCGAAGACGGTGGCGTCGGGTGGTGATGGGGGAGATGTTCCGTTTCCTATGGAGAAGCTGTTGTATGAGGCTTCGGAGGATGAGCTTACGACGGATGCGAGGAATGAGTTGAGATTTGCTTCGAATGGAGAATTGGGTTGGTATTTTTCTTGAGAGCAACCTGAGTAGATGAATATGTGAGCTTTAACGGGTGATATGCCATGGTTAGTGATGGAGATTATGAAGAGGAAGATGAGGGTGGTGCGGGTGAGTGTTGGTAAGTAGGGTTTGTGAGTTGAGTGTAAGTGAAGGCTTCTCTTCAgcatttgttttttcttttgggTTGATTTAATtcctttgttttgttttgttttgtttgtgggTGATGGTGAAAGTGGAGAGAATGAGAATGTggaatcgttttttttttttaatgaattgtaAATTTTAATCTCCACTAGAAAATGAAGGACCCATTTGGCCTTATGGATTGTTTGTGTAATAAACAATggattatgtttttttaaatgcCTTATGGATTGTTTGTGTAATGAACAATggattatgtttttttaaattttttcacttCCTTTAAAACACATTGCTATTAATAGTCATCAAAATTAGgacataataatataatatacaatatatatacttTAGGTTTTATATCTAACCAGGAATTAAAAAAGTAACCACTGTAATCTATTGCTTTCTACATGAAAGAAagaaatattatgtttttttttcttttttaaattcttttcaaaattatttgatattcaGGAAACAAACTCGAAATCTATGAAGAAAGAGCTCATTTCACTTCATCTCACCCCATATGattactattaaataatttaatgtaGAAAATCATAGACTACTAAGCTTGTTAAGGTTGTTATCagtgtttttaaaaattgaactgGTGGCTAAATAAGGTGAGATGATCTGGTTCaaccaattaaattaattacctATTTGCGTGGAAAATTTCCAGACACgcaaatctttgaatttataatgggTTCTGTATGGAAGTATGCTTTAGATCAAAATTTAGTCAGAAAAGTgtgttgtttggttaaagacacttaaccatgtgatctaatagtaataatttgggagtt
This window contains:
- the LOC126685925 gene encoding plasmodesmata-located protein 8 yields the protein MLKRSLHLHSTHKPYLPTLTRTTLIFLFIISITNHGISPVKAHIFIYSGCSQEKYQPNSPFEANLNSFLASVVSSSSEASYNSFSIGNGTSPPSPPDATVFGLYQCRGDLKTIDCKVCIQSTVNQIGLVCPNSYGAALQLEGCHLRYERSNFLGQLDTSVKYKKCSRSSVSNDVEFFRRRDDVLGDLETSTGFKVSSSGLVEGYDQCLGDLSKEDCSSCIGNVVAMLKNLCGSAAAADVYLGQCYARYWASGYYDVSDSSHEDQVGKTVAIIVGGVAGLAVLIVLLSFCRKSMG